DNA from Planctomycetota bacterium:
CTCAACGCCCAGAGCAACCAGTGGATCACCATCGACACCAAGGATCTGCCGACCTGGATCTCCATCATCCGCAGCCGGCGGATCCTGGACCGGGTCAAGGAGCGCCTGCGGCCCCAGGTCCCCGGCTGGCAGGACGCCTGGGCCGACAGCGTCCAGGCCTCCGCCGAGGGCGGCCGACAGATCGTGTGGATCGAGGCGGTCGCCCCCACGGCCGACGTGGCCGCCGCCATCGCCAACGCCGCCGCCGAGGAGGCCGTCCGCTTCGGCCGCGAGGACGCCCGCAACGAACAGCTCCGCGCCATCGAGCGCGCCGGCCGCCGGGCCCAGGACGAACGCCGCCTCCAGCAGCGGGAGATCGACGAGATCCGCCGCCTCCGGGCCGAAGCCCGCGCCCGCTTCGGCTCCGAAAGCGTCGAGGTGGATTTCCGCAAGCTGCAGGAGGACATCCAGGGTCATGAAGTGCGGCTCCGGGAGCTGGAGCGGCGGATCTCCTCCACCCGGCTGCGCCTCGAACGCCTCAGGTCCGACCGCTCCGTCGTCGAACATCTCCAGCGGGAGACCCTCCCCCGCGCCGCCACCGTCCAGGTCCGCATCCAGGAGAATCCCCGCGTGCGCGCCGCCGTCGAGCGCCTGGAGGGCCTGTACCGGACGCTGCACGGCCTGCGCCGCCGGTACACCGACGAGCACCCCTCCGTCATCGCCACGCGCGACGACCTGCGCGAGGCGGAGCTGGAGCTGACGCGCACGCAGTTTCAGGCCCTGGGGCGCGACCTGGACGCCGAGGAACTGTCCCTTCGCGCCGACGCCGAGCTGGCCGCGATCGAGCGGCGCGTCCTGGAGCCGGAGCTGAGGGAGCTCCGCGCCCGCCTGGAAAGCCTGGCGCCCGCCGTCGAGGAGATCCAGCGCCACGAGCGACTGGCCGCCGAGGCCGCCAAACGGGTGGAACAGGTGGAGGCGCTTCGCGTCCAGCTGGAAACCTCGCCGGAGCCGCTGGCGTACGTGACCTCTCTCGACCCCGCCCGCGCGGACGACGCCCAGCCCGTGGAACTTCGCCTGCGCAAGTCCTGGCCGGTGGCGCTTCTGGCGGGCGTGATCGTGGGGCTTTCGTTCGCCTTCCTGATGGATTTCCTGGACACCTCGCTCCGGACCGATTACGACGTCCGGCGCCACCTCGACTGGCCCGTCCTCGCCGTGGTTCCCAAGGTCTCCGAGGCCGAAGTCCTCGGCTTGAGGGCCGTGCCCGCCAGCGCCCTTCCGGAAATCTTCGACACGCTCGCCACCGTGCTTCTGTCCCTCCCGTCCACTCAGCCGCCCCGCG
Protein-coding regions in this window:
- a CDS encoding polysaccharide biosynthesis tyrosine autokinase; amino-acid sequence: MTFKDLLRLLRRRWPTAVAAFALVFAGFVVFSAVKERPTYRARASVIIATPPLFLNAQSNQWITIDTKDLPTWISIIRSRRILDRVKERLRPQVPGWQDAWADSVQASAEGGRQIVWIEAVAPTADVAAAIANAAAEEAVRFGREDARNEQLRAIERAGRRAQDERRLQQREIDEIRRLRAEARARFGSESVEVDFRKLQEDIQGHEVRLRELERRISSTRLRLERLRSDRSVVEHLQRETLPRAATVQVRIQENPRVRAAVERLEGLYRTLHGLRRRYTDEHPSVIATRDDLREAELELTRTQFQALGRDLDAEELSLRADAELAAIERRVLEPELRELRARLESLAPAVEEIQRHERLAAEAAKRVEQVEALRVQLETSPEPLAYVTSLDPARADDAQPVELRLRKSWPVALLAGVIVGLSFAFLMDFLDTSLRTDYDVRRHLDWPVLAVVPKVSEAEVLGLRAVPASALPEIFDTLATVLLSLPSTQPPRVFLVTSTNPREGKTAASVNLAVALARQGRRTLLLDGDLRAPSIHRLLALPNDAGVSELLAGTVTLGDAGIFQDVPEVPNLKVITSGASPGNPYELLDAARVGALMAPLRDSFDAVVLDTPPVLRTGDALKFSSAADAVLFVVESGRTDQRQATWAKRLLENVQAKVAGVVLNQAARESEEYYYYYGHRKETRAV